The following proteins are co-located in the Xiphophorus maculatus strain JP 163 A chromosome 8, X_maculatus-5.0-male, whole genome shotgun sequence genome:
- the c9 gene encoding complement component C9, translated as MRAAIAVQLSLSALCLTLTLSDVGLAEVLPEPNAVECKWSQWSQWTSCDPCTKRRLRSRGIEVFGQFGGEPCTGAIGHREFCQPTELCSQPPPSPCSESEFQCTTDLKTCIKKRLECNGDYDCEDGSDEDCDPVRKPCGSSDLDNNEQGRTAGYGVNILGADPRMNPFNNDFFNGRCSRVRNPNTGKYDRLPWNVGVLNYETLIEETVSREIYEDTHSVVKEMLKEKTFKVDAGLSFKFKNSESSLANVSVEAGLNFSKNELIRDVIEYSKIKNISFMRVKGRVQLSTYRMRSHEFNVAEDFLMHVRSLPLAYDKGIYFAFLEDYGTHYTRSGKSGGEYELIYALNQNTIRERNITDRRIQECLKVGISADFVFPADKEDQNKKAHVRVEDCDKTVSNKTVSADGKALVDKVMTSVRGGTLQAAVSMRAQLSREGVMDMNTYQSWARSIADAPALIQSEPEPIYMLIPLDSPDANARIINFRRATEEYIAEYNTCKCKPCHNGGTLALIDGKCICMCPELFEGLGCQNFKADKASHQGKKPTPLQEGNWSCWGSWSACSGGKRSRTRRCNTDGLGPSVTCKGELTSEDYC; from the exons ATGAGAGCGGCCATCGCTGTCCAGCTGAGCCTCAGCGCCCTGTGTCTAACTCTGACGCTTTCCGATGTAGGATT GGCAGAAGTGCTTCCTGAACCAAATGCTGTAGAATGTAAGTGGAGCCAGTGGTCGCAATGGACGTCTTGTGATCCTTGCACCAAAAGGAGA TTGCGTTCTCGAGGCATAGAGGTGTTTGGCCAGTTCGGTGGGGAACCCTGCACAGGAGCTATCGGTCACAGGGAGTTCTGCCAACCCACAGAGTTATGCTCGCAGCCACCTCCCTCTCCTTGCTCGGAGTCTGAGTTCCAGTGCACAACAG ATCTGAAAACCTGCATCAAGAAGAGATTAGAATGCAACGGGGACTACGACTGTGAAGACGGATCGGATGAGGACTGCGATCCTGTCCGTAAACCCTGTGGGTCGTCCGACCTCGATAACAATGAGCAAGGCAGGACGGCAGGATATGG GGTCAACATCTTGGGTGCAGATCCTCGAATGAACCCCTTCAATAATGATTTCTTCAACGGGCGATGTAGCAGAGTGAGGAACCCAAACACGGGGAAGTACGACAGACTTCCCTGGAATGTTGGTGTGCTCAACTACGAA ACTCTCATAGAGGAGACTGTTTCCAGGGAGATCTATGAGGACACACACTCCGTCGTGAAGGAAATGCTGAAAGAGAAGACCTTTAAAGTCGATGCTGGACTTTCCTTCAAATTCAAGAACAGTGAATCGTCTTTGGCGAACGTTTCTGTTGAGGCCGGGTTGAATTTCTCAAAGAATGAGCTTATTAGGGATGTCATAGAGTACTCTAAAATTAAG AACATAAGCTTCATGAGGGTAAAAGGTAGAGTACAGCTGAGCACCTACAGGATGCGCTCCCATGAGTTTAACGTTGCTGAGGACTTCTTGATGCACGTCAGATCGCTGCCGTTGGCTTACGACAAGGGTATTTATTTTGCCTTCCTGGAAGACTATGGAACCCACTACACAAGAAGTGGAAAGTCTGGAGGCGAATATGAACTGATCTACGCTCTCAACCAGAACACCATCAGGGAAAGAA ACATTACAGACAGAAGGATTCAAGAGTGTCTCAAAGTGGGGATCTCTGCAGACTTTGTCTTTCCAGCTGACAAAgaagatcaaaacaaaaaagcacacGTCAGAGTGGAGGACTGCGATAAAACAGTTAGCAATAAGACAg TTAGTGCTGATGGGAAGGCATTGGTGGATAAGGTGATGACTTCAGTTAGAGGAGGAACTCTGCAGGCCGCCGTTTCTATGAGAGCTCAACTGAGCAGGGAGGGGGTCATGGATATGAATACGTACCAAAGCTGGGCCAGGTCCATTGCAGATGCCCCCGCACTGATACAGAGTGAG cctgaGCCCATCTACATGTTAATTCCACTGGACTCTCCTGACGCAAACGCCAGAATTATTAACTTCAGGAGGGCTACAGAAGAATATATCGCCGAGTACAACACATGCAAGTGCAAGCCCTGTCATAATGGAGGGACTCTAGCTCTGATTGACGGAAAGTGTATTTGTATGTGTCCTGAACTGTTCGAAGGCCTGGGCTGCCAGAACTTCAAGGCAGATAAAGCTTCACACCAAG GTAAAAAGCCCACTCCTCTCCAGGAGGGCAACTGGTCCTGCTGGGGGTCCTGGTCCGCTTGCAGCGGAGGGAAACGTAGCAGGACGCGCCGCTGCAACACCGATGGACTCGGCCCATCCGTCACATGCAAAGGAGAGCTTACTAGTGAAGACTACTGCTGA